The following are encoded in a window of Primulina eburnea isolate SZY01 chromosome 4, ASM2296580v1, whole genome shotgun sequence genomic DNA:
- the LOC140831052 gene encoding J domain-containing protein spf31-like, which yields MGDAAAAAPAADEELLLKQFFSEVSEVERDNEVKRILSCFKLNAFEYLNLPFDSSLDDVKRQYRKLSLLVHPDKCKHPQAKEAFAALAKAQQLLNDSQERDYLLNQVNAAKEELRAKRKKQLKKDTASKLKSLVDEGKYEQEYERSEEFQQQLKLKVREVLTDQEWRRRKMQMRISEEEGRLKKDEEETKEIWKRKREHEEQWEGTREQRVSSWRDFMKGGKKVKKGELRPPKLKTEDPNKSYVQRPVNRG from the exons ATGGGTGACGCCGCCGCCGCTGCTCCGGCCGCCGACGAAGAACTGCTGCTTAAACAATTCTTTTCAGAAGTCAGCGAGGTTGAGCGCGACAATGAAGTTAAAAG GATCCTTTCATGCTTCAAGTTAAATGCATTTGAATATCTTAACCTCCCATTTGATTCATCTTTAGATGATGTGAAAAGGCAATACCGTAAG TTATCTTTGCTAGTCCATCCTGATAAATGCAAACATCCACAAGCAAAGGAGGCATTTGCAG CTTTAGCTAAAGCTCAACAACTACTTAACGACTCTCAGGAAAGGGATTATCTTTTGAACCAAGTTAATGCTGCAAAAG AAGAACTTAGAGCAAAGAGAAAAAAGCAGCTGAAAAAGGACACTGCTTCCAAGTTAAAGTCATTAGTGGATGAG GGAAAATATGAGCAGGAGTACGAACGATCAGAGGAATTCCAGCAGCAGCTAAAATTGAAGGTTCGAGAAGTTTTGACAGATCAAGAATGGAGGAGAAGGAAGATGCAGATGAGG ATATCAGAGGAGGAAGGCAGATTAAAGAAAGATGAAGAAGAAACAAAGGAGATCTGGAAACGGAAGCGTGAACATGAGGAGCAGTGGGAAGGAACAAGAGAGCAGCGG GTTTCTAGCTGGAGGGACTTTATGAAGGGTGGGAAGAAG GTTAAGAAAGGAGAGCTTCGACCTCCAAAGCTCAAGACGGAGGATCCCAACAAATCCTACGTCCAAAGGCCAGTGAATCGAGGTTGA
- the LOC140831051 gene encoding putative axial regulator YABBY 2 gives MSQETISERVCYVQCNFCNTILAVSVPFSMFTVATVRCGHCANLLSVNMGGASLHQSHVHMIQDFQLQKQHLMNETALKDNGSSSKWNKTGSFPTEYEQPKMAPIRPPEKRQRVPSAYNRFIKEEIQRIKASNPEISHREAFSTAAKNWAHFPRFNFGLKLESNTQAKLDHAGETQGTQKSLGLY, from the exons ATGTCACAGGAAACTATCTCCGAACGTGTTTGTTACGTTCAGTGCAACTTCTGCAACACCATTCTAGCG GTCAGCGTCCCGTTCAGCATGTTCACCGTTGCGACGGTGAGATGCGGGCATTGCGCAAATTTGCTGTCTGTCAATATGGGGGGAGCTTCGCTTCATCAGTCTCATGTTCATATGATTCAAGATTTCCAg CTTCAGAAACAACACTTAATGAATGAAACTGCTCTTAAAGACAACGGCTCATCTTCAAAGTGGAACAAAACCGGATCATTTCCCACTGAGTATGAACAACCTAAGATGGCTCCGATTCGAC CCCCAGAGAAAAGACAACGCGTTCCTTCGGCGTATAATCGCTTCATAAA AGAGGAGATTCAGAGGATAAAAGCTAGCAATCCTGAGATTAGCCATCGCGAAGCTTTTAGCACAGCTGCGAAAAAT TGGGCACATTTTCCTCGGTTTAATTTTGGACTGAAGCTGGAGAGCAACACACAAGCAAAGCTGGACCATGCAGGAGAAACTCAAGGGACTCAAAAATCTCTTGGTCTCTACTAA